A segment of the Haemorhous mexicanus isolate bHaeMex1 chromosome 3, bHaeMex1.pri, whole genome shotgun sequence genome:
TGCATTCCAAGAGAGATTCTGCTCTCCAAGAAAGTAGCTTTCACACTTGGGCTTCAGCATTTAGATGGGATCTGGATTTCAAACTCTCAAATTTGGATCCAGTCAGGATGAGCACAGAGGCTGTTCCCTACTGGAACTGCCAGGGTGGGGTGGCCAATCCTGTGGCTCAGGAGGATAAGGACAAGGAGTCAGAGAACTCCTGAATGCGGCACCGTTTCCAATTCCCACACTGATatctctgtatttctctcctccAGACTGTAAGGACAACCTGACGTGAGTTGAACCTTCAGGCTCCAGAGCCTGCCCCAGATGCAATAATTTAGTGAGCAGATGATGTTTTCCACCAAAGCTCCTGTCTAACTCAGTGGATCTGTGTGTCTTCCGGCAGGTGTGTCCTCTGTGGCCTCCCTGATGTCCCTGGCTTGGGTGCTAGCCTCCTATCACAAGCTTCTTCGGGACTCTAGGGACGACAAGAAGAGTATGAGCTACAGAGGGGCCCTCATCCATCTCTTCTGGCGCCTCTTCACCATCTCATCCCGAGTTATTTCTTTTGCTCTCTTTGCTTCCATCTTCCAGCTCTACTTTGGGATCTTTGTAGTGGTCCATTGGTGTGCCATGGCTTTCTGGATCATCCATGGTGGGACAGATTTCTGCATGTCTAAGTGGGAGGAGATCCTCTTCAACATGGTGGTAGGGATTGTGTACATTTTCTGCTGGTTTAATGTCAAGGAAGGGCGGACTCGATACCGAATGTTTGCGTATTACACGGTGGTCCTGACGGAGAACGCTGCCTTGACACTCCTTTGGTATTTTTACAGAGATCCTGACACCACTGACTCCTATGCCGTGCCAGCACTGTGTTGTGTCTTTCTTAGCTTTGCTGCTGGGATAGCTTTGATGCTGTTATATTATGGTGTGCTGCATCCCATGGGGCCAAGAGCTAAGATCTTTGCCAGCTCCTGTTGCGCCGAGCTGCTCTGGGGCATTCCTTTGCCCCCCGATGTTGAGCCCATGGCGCCCCAAACCCCTGGGTACTGGGGGGCCCAGGCTACGCCCACCAGAGCGGTCACGGAGCAACAGGAGGAACTCACAGCTGACACTTGCTTGCCCGTTTTCCAGGTGAGAGCAATGGTACCATCTACTCCATCTGGGCGACCCTACCCCCCCGAGGGGCCTCTCATTAAGATTGACATCCCAAGAAAAAGATATCCTGCCTGGGATGCTCATTTTGTAGACAGGAGGTTAAGAAGAACTATCAACATCCTCCAATATGTCACCCCCACAGCTGTAGGTATTAGGTATAGAGATGGACCTCTCTTATATGAGTTGCTACAATATGAATCTTCACTTTAAAGCTCCTTAAAGCAAAAGTAAAAGAGGGGACCTTATTTTTGTTTACGGTAAACACAGATCatgaaacaaacacaaacctTCAGATAAGCTTTCTTTCTGGTTGCTgtatgtataaaaaaaaaaaagatattctCTATGTTTTGtaagtaaaaacaaaaagaaaaacttttcttttgttttttacacACAAGAAACAGTATTTCAACTTCCACACCTAGGATTCACAGGTGGAGAAGGAGGCATCTCCACATCAGTTTTATACCGTACACCAAGTGTAGAACATTATTTATGGGATTGGTGctgattgaaaaataaaaaaaaaacaaacaaacaaacctacAACTGCCTTATGCCCTTAGGTGCTGAGTTTCATTAAGTACTGTCACCTTTCTCATGCAAAACTCTTTGATGATTATATgccaggaaagaaacaaaagaaaaaccaactaTCCAACTGAAATGCAaaccttaaaattaaaaaaaaaaaaaaaaaaacaacaacaaaaagagagaaatgtatgaaaaaaaaaaaaaaagtcctgttGCTCATATTGGATTCAGCAGAAAAACCCTCCAAATGTCTAaagataagaaagaaaagataagaAAGCAAAGCCAAGACAACCCCAACGGAGTTTGATTTTTCCAACAGCTGAAATACAAAATCAGGTCTGTAAGATAATTTGGCAAGGAATTTATAACACCATTGGGCCAAGCCTTGACCGAGTCGTGTTATAAAGGTGACCCCACCCTGGGACTGTTTTCCTCCTGGAAATGGACCCTGTACAAAGGTGGGATTGTACCAGAACAGTGTGAAAATACAGGATCTGATCTTGTTCCCAACAACTGCTCGTGCTAAAGCCCCACTGTCTCCAGTGGAGCAAATACCAACAGTCTGAGCCCAGAATAAGGCCTGCCACCTTGATTGctggaaaatgtgaaattatCAAAATTATAAACCAAAAACATGATCTGAAAGTACATTTCCACATATCTAATAATTATTTCAGTAATAATAAAACTCAGCATGGTAGCAAAAAGCGAGTCAATTTAAAGGCACAATACTTGATCAGTGACTGGCAAAATAATTTGACCTACTGTATCATTTTAAGGCTGTGAAAGGCATACATGTATTATTTGTAATCTCGTGTAAGACCTGTCATGTCTCATTCAGTGCGAGCCTTAAAGTGATTGTAAAGCATCCTTTGTTccattttggggatttttgggttttgattttctgttttgtttctgttttgtttttaaggaaaacaaaacatgaaaagtcgggattaaaaaaaaaaacacaaaaaaacacaaaaaacaaacaacaacaaaacaaccaacaaaactTCTTCAAACGGTAATAACCTGTAAAACTGACTCACGTCTCGAGATGAATTTGGTGCTTTGTTATTTCTGTTGATGTTGTTGTTGTGATTTAGCTGAGAAAATTCTTCGACTCGGTTACGTGTGGGGAACTGCTGATAAAAACTGTCTCGTGTCACCCTCTGCTGTAAGTACATGGCGAGAAACAACAACCAGAGGAAACCCAAGAGCGTAGCGAGAGCGCCATGGTTTAGCTTAGCCTTCCACCGCCAGGAGATGCTGCCACCTCCGATGTTGGCAAAGCTGTGGGGTTGTCTTGACATTTCCAAATAACCCGCTCGATGTCTGAACATTCTCATCTCTCTCGGattctgtttctgtgctggaatatcttggggtttttttgggtttttttgagttaaATCACCGGGTTTGCGTCTATCGGACacccttttttctgttttgagagTATTGCTCCTTTAAAGGAATATTCCCGTTTCAGGGCATCTTTTCAATCCCACCATCCCTCTActtgggaggggaaaaacaacaacaacaaaatgagatatttttaaGTGAATGCTGTAGTATTTTCTGTGTGTAATTGCAATTTTTTATTCCAGAAATACTGTAACTGTCTAGGGTGCAAAACTCCCATGCTGGCCTATTCTGAAGAGAAGATCAGCATGGAgggatattttttaattatgattattatttttttttaatttcaggaatcagttggtttttttaattatgataGTATTTAAAGAAACTAGTACCAATTTTATATAACAGTTTAAAGAAGCTGAATGCTTTCTTCGCCTGAATATACctgaagagaaacatttttttcaatcAGTGATCCTTTGCAGTGTTCTGAGAAAACGTTGGGGTTTCTTCAgttgtttaattttgttttgtaaagGAAACTTTCAGCTGGTGTCTGTCCCCTTCAAGGAGGGCAGGACTCCTTCACGCCAAACTATAGACACACGGCAAAGTTTATACAAAGCCAAATTGTCAGTGGTACTGTAATTCCCAGTCAAACTCCATTTCAGGCAGATGTTTCTGGGCTCTGATTACAACCAATGTGATGGTCACATTTTCATGCGAAGGGAGGGATTTGGTCTTGTCATCCCCTGTCTAACACCCCAGTCCCTTGTTTGCTGTGcacataaatacatacatacctatatacatacatatatatatatatacacacacacatatatatatatatgtatatgaactaataaatatttgtgaaaagctttcatttcccttctccGCTGTCTGTGCCCCACAGCCAGTTCCTTCTCAAGTGTTCTACTAACATTTCACCCTTTTCTCCCCTGATCAGTGTGCTCTCTCCATAAAAAGAGGTAATTTGTGAAGTGAACTCGCTGTCCCCACCTGCTGAGTCCTTAAAACACAGCGGTGCCCATCCTCCAGCTACAGGCCTGCATTTCTCCTTCCAGAACTTTCTTTTGACTTGCCTTTAATGTTAGCGTAGACTTATCTTGATCTAATTCCCCATGTAAAGGGTCCCCTTGGTCCTTGCATGAAGAGCTCTCCTCCTCACATCTGCATTTCCGTGGCAAAAGCATGAGAAAGGAATGGATGGCAAACAGCCCTGCTGTTCCTAGGGGACCATTTTCCCAGGAGGTGGCATTCTCGTTTTCAAAAGCACCCTAAGAAGGTCCTGCTCCCCAAACTCATCAACCTTGAGGTCTGGAAATGTGGTGCTGATCACTGACCCCATTGAACAGCCAGACCCTTCCCACCAGGACAGTGACAACGAGCCAAGGCACAGTCACCaggtgccaggaggaggagaCCCTTCAGTGTTGCCTCTCATGAGCAACTCCAGCCTGCCTTCCCTCAGGAACGGGATCTTACTCCACACCACCACACCAACAGCCGTCGCCTCCACCCCGTGCCAGGAGTGGAGGGGCAAAACACTCTGGAAGTGTCCTTACTTCTCAATGCAGTGCTAACTTCTCACAACCAAACCAGCTTAACCAAGGGCTTGACACATCCCTGTTCCAAAGTCCTCCTCCTTCGTGGCTCATAGTGTGGATAACAACAGAGGCAGGTGCCTCCCCTGCGAGTTAAGACTGTTTCACTACTTGCATAAACTTTCTGtctctgcttctcctttctttgaATTATATGCATCAGCATCTTCATTTAGCAAAGGATTTCCAGGGAGAGCCTGTGTCGTCCCTGAAGaactatttctttttccaggaCTTCATTACAGCCTTAACATAAAGCACGTGCTCTGCCACTACTCCCAATATGTTCCTGGTGGACAGTTTGGGGTGGTGaccatttccttttgggatTACCTGTGATCTTGTTGCCAAACAGCGCCTTTTGCCAAGCCAAAAGCTCAGGGTGGAAAACTACCCCAGCCCTTTATTGGTACTAATCCCAGTGCTAAGAGTCTCGTCCTCTCCTCCTGTTTTATCTTTTTGCCCTTTGATTTTTTGGTGTGCACTTTTGCAGGATCAGCAACTTGTTTTGGTTTCACTTTGGTTTTAACTCCTCAGCTTTTTCCCGGTACCTTTTTTATACCATATCCCACCTTCTGGCCAGAAGATACTGCCTGAGGAGCTTTTCAAACTGCCATGGAGAGGGTTGAGCCTGTATCTATTCACAAGATCGGTGGGCAAGTTCCCTGGCATATTTGTGGTGCTGGATTCACCCTGGGATCATCTAAACCAGCCAACTGTGCCATGCCAGGGCAATGCCAAGGCACGAGGGCTCCACCATCCTGACTGTTATTGCTCAAACCTTCCCTGGCATGGTTTTGATCCACTCCAAGGAGTCCTGGGCTCAGGCACAGCTTGCCCAGGCTTTGGCACTGGCCAGAGACTGTCTCCAGTCGGCAGTTTGGATGCAGCTGCTCCATATCAGGGGTGGAAGATTTTCGGAATCAGGATGGGGCCAGCACTACTCAGTTGACCTCATGGCCAGAATGGATCCTGgaagtttttaatttcctgACAAAGATGTAACTCCATGTCACAGAccaggatgcagcaggtggTGGAGTACATCAGCTCGAATCtggcatttttctgttttctgcctgATTCAGTGGAcaagttatttttcatttcactttgtTCCTTTTGCCGAGGATGTTTTGCGAACTGCATCAC
Coding sequences within it:
- the LOC132325605 gene encoding XK-related protein 6 → MYLGIQSQRRKEHQRRFYWAMMYEYADVNMLRLLETFLESAPQLVLQLCIMIQKNRAETLPCVSSVASLMSLAWVLASYHKLLRDSRDDKKSMSYRGALIHLFWRLFTISSRVISFALFASIFQLYFGIFVVVHWCAMAFWIIHGGTDFCMSKWEEILFNMVVGIVYIFCWFNVKEGRTRYRMFAYYTVVLTENAALTLLWYFYRDPDTTDSYAVPALCCVFLSFAAGIALMLLYYGVLHPMGPRAKIFASSCCAELLWGIPLPPDVEPMAPQTPGYWGAQATPTRAVTEQQEELTADTCLPVFQVRAMVPSTPSGRPYPPEGPLIKIDIPRKRYPAWDAHFVDRRLRRTINILQYVTPTAVGIRYRDGPLLYELLQYESSL